One stretch of Pomacea canaliculata isolate SZHN2017 linkage group LG11, ASM307304v1, whole genome shotgun sequence DNA includes these proteins:
- the LOC112575269 gene encoding DNA-binding protein SMUBP-2-like: MLGIEQFVSRTQKLLEKERAAEIDETRVRTAQFSPKQLQQQGICLLKLEISESCTGLYGRTVLTLKTSGPVVNGELPAHKFSPGDIAGISLTNSSLQDDLLATGIVSRVSLTSIQVALEKSDESVSLDSNTNELYRLIKLANEITYKRLKRALSDLNHYSSGPVQRLINVLFGLSELTPPLLPTPIRWISSNLDTSQQEAVHFALSQPEVAVIHGPPGTGKTTTVVEIILQAVHQGLKVLALAPSNVAVDNLVERLSVHHKRVVRIGHPARVLPHIQNFCLDALISFSEQTKLLVDVRRDIEKTLKKLKGSSGKERAVIKDEIKELRREVRQREEAATSEVLLHSDVILATLTSAGPDSPLKLLRDSKFQLVVIDECSQALEAACWIGLLNGSRCVLAGDIHQLPPTILSQDAAKEGLGLTLMERVIQMYGDKVVRMLTTQYRMHKDIMLWPSQQLYKGRLQAHDSVAGHLLKDLPGVEDCPETTTPLLLVDSAGCDLMELDVPAESSKGNDGEADVVAAHVQRLIKAGVSPGDIAVISPYNLQVDLIRQKLCVEFPKLEVKTVDGFQGREKEAIVISFVRSNEKKEVGFLAENRRINVAITRARRHLAVVCDTDTVSADPFLKSLVDYITEAGEVWSAEEYLQGIQASSKSQVHSSIRVAFEATPKEGKQSKAKEGTIGKVFDEQKKPVRQKTGDPKTANILTKSGTTDRTKEEKAKEFEKVLLDLLADPLKSSMTFSSSLTSYDRMIIHEVSERLGLVHVSSGEGKERFVVVSKSNVAQTELEISDPVSNPQQGELFEKTAIVQKPLNREIVSVEKDKVNNNSAKVTEKSAKVTQQCSSDLSRKEKKKDSKPKVKVPSQVRETSKALCRIDNDDFDALLAAATAVDWKCNFKKCKTKTGTLGGNCSFCGCRFCLEHMLPELHGCGEAARVHARQNLRHEANLCHGGRPLSRHGPAERSAQLQRKLNKKLDELSQHRKRTTKKDDTS; the protein is encoded by the coding sequence ATGCTTGGAATAGAACAGTTTGTGTCTCGGACTCAAAAGTTGCTGGAGAAGGAACGTGCAGCTGAAATTGATGAAACCCGAGTGCGAACTGCACAGTTTTCTCCAAAGCAGTTGCAACAACAAGGTATTTGCCTTCTGAAATTGGAGATCAGCGAGTCTTGTACGGGTTTATATGGTCGGACTGTACTTACACTTAAGACTTCGGGTCCTGTTGTGAACGGTGAGTTGCCAGCACACAAATTTTCTCCTGGTGACATTGCTGGAATAAGTCTCACAAATAGTAGCTTGCAGGATGACTTACTTGCTACAGGAATTGTATCACGGGTGTCATTAACGAGTATTCAAGTCGCACTGGAGAAATCAGACGAAAGCGTTTCACTGGACAGTAATACTAACGAACTATACCGACTAATTAAGCTAGCGAATGAAATTACATACAAACGGCTGAAAAGGGCATTGAGTGACCTTAATCACTATTCATCTGGCCCTGTGCAGAGGCTGATAAACGTTTTGTTTGGTCTGTCAGAGTTGACTCCTCCATTGCTTCCCACACCGATACGGTGGATCAGTTCTAACTTAGATACATCCCAGCAAGAAGCAGTTCATTTTGCGTTATCACAGCCAGAAGTTGCCGTCATCCATGGTCCACCAGGCACAGGAAAGACCACAACTGTTGTGGAGATCATCTTGCAGGCCGTTCATCAAGGTTTGAAAGTGTTAGCCTTGGCACCATCCAATGTGGCAGTAGATAACCTGGTGGAGCGACTGTCTGTGCACCACAAGCGTGTTGTACGCATTGGACATCCAGCACGGGTTCTTCCTCACATCCAGAATTTTTGCCTCGATGCATTGATTTCATTTAGTGAACAGACCAAACTTTTAGTGGATGTACGTCGTGACATtgaaaaaactttgaaaaagctGAAAGGATCATCAGGTAAAGAAAGGGCTGTGATCAAGGATGAAATCAAAGAGCTCCGTCGTGAAGTACGTCAGCGGGAAGAAGCAGCGACTTCTGAAGTTCTCTTACATTCAGATGTTATCCTTGCTACTCTGACTTCTGCTGGCCCTGACTCCCCTCTGAAGCTACTCCGAGACTCTAAATTCCAGCTGGTAGTGATTGATGAGTGTTCACAGGCTTTAGAAGCTGCTTGCTGGATTGGCTTGTTGAATGGTTCTCGATGTGTTCTGGCTGGTGATATCCACCAGTTGCCACCCACTATTCTTTCACAAGATGCAGCCAAGGAAGGTTTAGGGTTAACGTTAATGGAACGTGTGATTCAAATGTATGGAGATAAAGTAGTGCGTATGCTGACTACACAGTACCGCATGCACAAAGACATAATGCTCTGGCCTTCACAACAACTGTACAAAGGCCGACTTCAGGCCCATGACTCAGTTGCTGGTCACTTGCTGAAGGATCTGCCAGGTGTTGAGGACTGCCCTGAGACAACTACACCTCTGTTGCTAGTAGACAGTGCTGGGTGTGACCTAATGGAACTTGATGTTCCTGCTGAAAGCTCCAAAGGCAATGATGGTGAGGCTGATGTTGTAGCAGCTCATGTTCAGCGACTCATTAAGGCCGGTGTATCTCCAGGGGACATTGCTGTTATATCCCCTTACAATCTCCAGGTGGACTTGATACGCCAAAAACTTTGTGTGGAATTTCCAAAACTTGAAGTTAAAACTGTTGATGGCTTTCAAGGCCGTGAAAAAGAAGCTATTGTCATCTCCTTTGTCAGGagcaatgagaaaaaagaagttgGCTTCTTGGCAGAGAACAGGAGAATCAATGTGGCCATTACTCGTGCTCGGAGGCATCTAGCAGTAGTTTGTGACACAGACACTGTGAGTGCAGATCCTTTCCTTAAGTCCCTTGTGGACTATATCACAGAAGCTGGAGAAGTGTGGTCTGCAGAAGAGTACTTGCAGGGAATCCAAGCAAGCAGCAAATCTCAAGTGCACAGCTCAATTCGTGTGGCATTTGAAGCTACTCCAAAAGAAGGTAAGCAGAGCAAAGCAAAGGAGGGAACGATAGGCAAAGTGTTTGACGAACAGAAGAAGCCAGTCAGGCAGAAAACTGGTGATCCCAAAACAGCCAATATACTTACAAAAAGTGGTACTACAGatagaacaaaagaagaaaaggctaAAGAATTTGAAAAAGTGCTGTTAGATCTTTTAGCAGATCCTTTGAAATCCTCGATGACCTTCTCAAGCTCTCTGACGTCATATGACCGCATGATTATTCATGAAGTTTCTGAGAGACTGGGACTTGTGCATGTGAGCAGTGGAGAAGGCAAAGAGCGGTTTGTAGTTGTGTCAAAATCAAATGTTGCACAGACTGAACTGGAGATAAGTGATCCAGTTAGCAATCCTCAGCAAGGAGAACTTTTTGAAAAAACCGCCATAGTGCAAAAGCCCTTAAACAGAGAAATTGTCTCAGTTGAAAAGGATAAGGTAAATAACAATAGTGCAAAAGTAACTGAAAAATCTGCTAAAGTCACCCAACAATGCTCATCTGATTTGTCAcgtaaagagaagaaaaaggacagCAAGCCTAAAGTAAAGGTGCCTTCACAGGTTCGGGAAACATCAAAAGCGCTGTGTAgaattgataatgatgattttgaTGCACTTCTTGCTGCTGCAACAGCAGTGGACTGGAAgtgcaattttaaaaagtgtaaaaccAAAACTGGCACGTTGGGTGGCAACTGCTCCTTCTGTGGCTGCAGATTCTGCTTGGAGCACATGCTACCAGAACTGCATGGTTGCGGGGAAGCAGCTCGGGTGCATGCACGACAGAATTTGCGGCATGAAGCCAACCTCTGCCACGGTGGAAGGCCACTGTCTAGACATGGGCCTGCAGAACGTAGCGCACAACTGCAACGCAAACTGAACAAGAAGTTGGATGAGCTGTCTCAGCATCGGAAACGCACCACGAAGAAAGATGACACTAGTTAG
- the LOC112575270 gene encoding 60S ribosomal protein L5-like: MLSEDRSFQTSIRSKMGFVKVIKNKAYFKRFQVKFRRRREGRTDYYARKRLIFQDKNKYNTPKYRFIVRLTNKDVICQVAYARIEGDVIVCAAYSHELPRYGLKVGLTNYAAAYCTGLLLARRLLKKLKLDGIYSGKEVADGEEYCVEDQDGQPGAFRAYLDVGLTRTTTGARVFGALKGAVDGGLDIPHSTKRFPGYDAETQQYNAEVHRNYIYGKHVANFMEHLQGEDEALYQKQFACYIKLNITPESMDGLYKSVHAAIRADPEAKPKPEKTVQKKRWTRAGLSLAQRKARIKQKKEAFLKTLETSNDDE; encoded by the exons ATGCTATCTGAAGATCGGAGTTTTCAAACTTCGATACGCTCAAAAATG GGGTTTGTGAAAGTCATCAAAAACAAAGCCTACTTCAAGAGGTTCCAGGTCAAGTTCCGTAGGCGACGAG AGGGGCGTACTGATTATTATGCAAGGAAACGCCTGATCTTTCAAGACAAAAACAAGTACAATACTCCAAAATACCGCTTTATTGTGCGTTTGACCAATAAGGATGTGATTTGCcag GTAGCGTATGCCAGAATTGAGGGTGATGTGATTGTATGCGCTGCATACTCTCATGAATTACCTCGATATGGCTTGAAGGTAGGGCTGACAAACTATGCGGCTGCATACTGCACAGGGCTTCTTCTGGCCAGACGG CTGCTGAAGAAGCTGAAGCTTGATGGCATTTACTCTGGAAAAGAGGTGGCAGATGGAGAGGAATACTGTGTGGAAGACCAAGATGGACAGCCTGGTGCCTTCCGTGCATACTTGGATGTTGGTCTGACTCGCACAACTACAGGTGCACGTGTCTTTGGTGCACTAAAGGGTGCTGTTGATGGAGGACTTGACATTCCACACAG CACAAAGCGATTCCCTGGATATGATGCAGAGACCCAGCAATACAATGCTGAAGTGCATCGCAACTACATCTATGGAAAACATGTTGCAAACTTCATGGAACACTTGCAAGGCGAGGATGAGGCTCTATACCAAAAGCAGTTTGCTTGCTACATAAAGTTGAACATCACTCCTGAGTCG ATGGATGGCTTGTACAAAAGTGTCCATGCTGCCATTCGTGCTGACCCAGAGGCCAAGCCCAAACCAGAGAAAACCGTGCAGAAGAAGAG GTGGACGCGTGCTGGCTTGTCTCTTGCTCAGAGGAAGGCTCGCATCAAGCAGAAAAAGGAGGCTTTCCTTAAAACACTGGAGACtagtaatgatgatgaataa